The genomic stretch GCCACGAACGTGGTGATCCCGCCACGCACCTCGCGGCCGACAGTGGTCCCCCGCCCGGTCAGCTCGAAGAATCGGTCAAGCACACCATCCCCCAGACGATCAGGGGGATCGATTGGACCAGCCTAATAGAAAACCTGCTCATCAAGAGGCCGCCCCACCAGCGTGTCCGGTTAGGACCGTAGCGGCCGATCGATGCAGATTTTCTATGAGGACCCGGCGGGGGACAAGATCACGCCTTCTCGTGCCGCCCGTGGCCGACGAGGCCGACGAACTCCTCGAGCCCGATCGTGCCGTCGCCGTCGCGGTCGGCGGACTTGATGAACGCCTCGATCTCGCTCTCGGACGCGCCCTGCCCGCCCAGCGCCTCGTTGGCCTTGCGGATCTCGGCCGCGGTCAGCAGGCCGTCGCCGTCGGTGTCGAAGCGCCGGAATTCCGCCTCGGCCGCCTCACGTGCGCTTGCCATCGGATACCTCCCCGTTGTTGGACAAGGCGATATCTTCCGGCCTGATCGGAACACGCGTCAACCGGAGCCCGGTCGCCGCGCGCACCGCCGCGGCGATGGCGGGGGTGGAGGAGAGCGTCGGGGGCTCGCCCGCGCCGCGCAGCCCGTACGGAGCCGCCGGGTCGGGGTTTTCCAGGATCTTCAGCTGCATGGGCGGCATGTCGAGGATGGTGGGGATGAGGTAGTCGGTGAACGAAGGGTTCAGCACCTGGCCGTTCCGTATCTGGATCTCCTCCATCAGCGCCAGCCCGAGCCCCTGCGCGGTGCCGCCGTGGATCTGCCCCTCCAGCGCCAGCGGGTTCATGATCCGCCCCACGTCCTGCACCGCCGCCAGCTCCACCACCTTGACCAGCCCCAGCTCGACGTCCACGTCCACGACGGCCCGGTGCACGCACAACGCCAGCTGCGTGTGCGAGTCACCCTGCCCCGTCCGCGGATCCATCGGGTACGTGGGCCGGTGCCGATACTCGCGCGTCTCCTCGATCGGTCCGAACCTCTCCAGGGCCTCCCGCGCCGGCAGCCCCTTGAACCGCTCCCGCACGGCCTGGCAGGCGGCTCGCACCGCGCCGCCGGTCACGTACGACTGCCGGGAGGCCGACGACGAGCCCGCCGAGCCGACCTGGGTGTCGGCGGTGGCCACCGTGACGTTGGCGATGCCGAGCTCGGTGCGGGCGATCTGGGCCTGGATCGTCACCAGGCCCTGGCCCACCTCGGCGGCGGCCGTGTGTACGGTGACGTGCGGCTCCCCGCCCACCAGCTCGGCGCGCACGCGGGACGTGGAGTAGTCGTCGAAGCCCTCGGAGAAGCAGATGTTCTTGATGCCGACGCCGTACCCGACGCCGCGCCGCACCGACTCGCCATGCGTCGTCTGGGAGACGCCGCCGGGCAACCCCCGCAGGTCGCGATCCTCGGCGTCGGCGGGCAACGGCATGGCGTCCAGGTCGCGCAACATCTCGGCCAGCGGCGCCGGCGAATCGATCAGCTGGCCGGTGATGAGCCGCGAGCCCTGCGAGACGGCGTTGCGCACCCGGATCTCCACCGGCGACAACCCGCACGCCTCGGCCAGCCGGTCCATCTGCGACTCGTAGGCGTAGCAGGCCTGCACCGCGCCGAAGCCGCGCATCGCGCCGCACGGCGGGTTGTTGGTGTAGACGCCGGTGGCGTCCACATGCACGTTCGGCACCTCGTACGGTCCCACGCCGAGCGAAGCAGCATTGCCGACCACGGCAGGGGAGGAGGAGCAGTAGGCGCCGCCGTCCAGCAGGATGTCGGCCTTGACGTAGACGAGCTTGCCGTCGCGGGTTGCGCCGTGCTCGTAGCGCATCCGCGCCGGGTGGCGGTGCACGTGGCCGAAGAACGACTCCTCACGGCCGTAGACGATCTTGACCGGCCGGTTCAGGCGCAACGCCAGCATGCAGGCGTGCACCTGCATGGACAGGTCCTCGCGGGCGCCGAACGCGCCGCCCACACCGGACAACGTCAGGCGCACCTTCTCCGGCGGCAGGCCCAGGCAGGGGGCGAGCTGGTCGCGGTCCACGTGCAGCCACTGCGTGGCGATGAACAGGTCCACACCGCCGTCCTCGGCGGGCACCGCCAGGCCCGCCTCGGGGCCGAGGAAGGCCTGGTCCTGCATGCCGACCTCGTACTCGCCGCTGACCACGACCTCGGCCTCGAACGTGTGGCCCACGCGCACCGGCTGGTACCGCACGATCTCCCGGGACTCGCGAGGGTCGGTGACGGCCTCGCGGACCTCGTACTCGACCACGATCGCCGCGGCCGCCCTGCGGGCCGTCTCCGGATGGTCGGCCGCCACCAGCGCCACCGGCTCGCCCTGGTAGCGGACCTGGTCGATGGCCAGCACCGGCTGGTCCTTGTGCTCCAGCCCGTAGAACTTCGCGCCCGGCACGTCCTCGTGCGTCAGCACCGTCAACACGCCCGGGATCTTCAGCGCGGGACCCACGTCGATCGAGCGGATCCACGCCGACGGATGCGGGCTGCGCAGCGTCGCCCCCCACACCATGCCGTCGATCCACAGGTCGGAGGCGAAGGCGAACTCGCCGCTCACCTTCAGCGCCGCGTCAGGACGCCGCGCGCTCTCGCCGACGCCGTGCCCGATCGTCTGGGGCGGGGTCGTGTACGCCGTCTCCGTCATGCTCCGAGTAGAGCACCGCCGCCGGTCCCGGTCCTATGCGCGCGACGTGAAATCCATGTCAAAGCACGTAACATGCGGCTTGTATATTCCTCCAAGTGCGCATCAGTGACCTGCTGGCCATCGACGATCTGCGGTTGACGCTGCTCACCGGCGACCCGGATCGCGAGTTCAGCACGGTCCACATCACCGACCTGCCCGAGCCGGGGCGCTACCTGTCGGGCGGCGAGCTGGTGCTGACCGGGCTCATGTGGCGGCACACGCCGGAGGACTCCCGCCAGTTCGTGGCCGCGCTGGCCGAGGCCGGCGTCGCCGCCCTGGGCGCGGGAGCGGCCTGGCTGGGCCACGTGCCGGACGACCTGCTGGCCGCCTGCCAGGCCGCCGGCCTGCCGCTGATCGAGGTGCCGACCGAGGTCTCCTTCCGCACGCTGACCGAGCTGGTCGTGCCCCGGCTGTCCGGCGACGTACGCGACGCGCTGGGACGCCACCGCAGGCTGGTCGCGGCCATCGCCGAGGGCGCCGACCTGCGCGAGCTGTTCGAGCTGACGGCCGCCGAGCTGGGCGTCACCGGCGCCGTCCTGTCCGCCTCTGGCGGGATGATCGTCGGCGCCGTGCGCGACCCTGTAGGGCTGGCCAAGGCCTACCTGACGGCGCCGCGGCTGCCCGCGATGGTCGGCGGCAGCACGATCTTCGCGGTCGGACGCGGGCACCGGGCCGCGGGCTGGATCCTCGCCTGCGACGGCGACCTGATCGGCCGCGCCGACCTGGGCTACGAACTGGCCGCCTGCGTCGGGCTCGAACGCAGCCGTATGGAGGAGGGCCGCCGGGTGGAGCGGCGCCTGGCCGAGCAGCTCATCGTGGGCGCGCTGGGCGACGCCGACGTGGCCGAGCTCAACGCCAGGCTGCGCACGTGCGGGCTCGACGCGGCGGAGCCGTACGCGATCGTGAACGCCACCGCGCCCCGCCCCGGCGCCACCCGCGGACCCGACCCCGCCACGCTGGGCGGCCAGATCGTCGAGGAGTTGCTCGGCCGCGAGGTCGTGGCGGCGGCCGGCGCCGACGGCGCGGTCGCCGTGGTGCCGCTACGCGGGCGCACCACCGCCGAGCTGGCGGACCGGCTACGTACGGGGGTGGAGGTGCTGGCCGCACTGCCGGACAGCCGCGTCTGCGCCGGGCTGAGCGGCGCGCTCACCGGGGCCACCGCGATCAAGGGCGGCGTGGAGGAGGCGGGGCATGCCAGGCGGCTGGCCGAGGCCCGCGGTGGCGGGGTGGTGACCAGCGACGAGATCTACACGCACGCGCTGCTGCTGGCCACGGTGCCGGGCGACGTGCGCCGCTCGTTCGCGGCCCGGCTGTTGTCGCCGCTGCTCGACTACGACCGCCGGCACCAGTCGGAGCTGGTGCGCACGCTCGGCATCTTCCTCGACTGCGCCGGCTCGTGGAACGCCTGCGCCGAGCGGCTCCACGTGCACGTCAACACCGTCCGCTACCGCATCCGCAGGATCGAGGAGCTGACCGGCAGAAACCTGGCCACGATGGCCGACCGGGTCGACTTCTTCCTGGCCCTCAGAGACACGGGCCTGCCGCGGTAAGGACATACGAATTCGTGACCGGATGATAACGTTGCGTGCATGCCCTCCCCCCGGCACGACGCCCTCAACCGGCTCATCCGCGACCATCTCGACCTGCCGATACGCCTGCTGCGCGAGGTCGGCGGGATCCAATTGCCGAGCGACGCCCCGTTGTGGGTGGGGCCGGGAGACCTGCGGGACCGCATCTCCAGGGAGATGCATGCCGACACCGTCGTGTTCGGCGGCCCGCCCCAGGACCGATGGTTTTCCGCCATCGTCGAGGTCGAGACGGAAATGTCCGAGCAGAAGTTGCGGCAGACCGTCGAGGCAGCCGAAATGCTGCGGCTGGAGACTCGCAAACCGGTCTACGTCATGTTCATCACGCCCGATCCCTGCGCGGAGCGCTTCACCAGGAAGGTGGAGATCCGCAGCGGCTGCCTGACCATCATCATGCAGCCAGTGATCGTCGGGCCCGACCGCATCCCCGTCCTGACCGACTCGCAGCAGATGGCCGCGGACCTGCTGACAACGGCGCTGTCGGTGATGGCGCACGGTCACCTGCCGGAGGTCGCCCAGGCATTCATCAAGCTGCTCACCGACTTGCCAGACGACGACGCGGCGTCGCTGTTTGGTTACACTATCGACATGGCTGCGCCGCAGGCCCGCCGGCTTCTGGAGGAAACCGTGACGACCTACATCCCCGAGCACAGCTCCTGGGCCCAGAGCCTGTACCGCAAAGGCCAGGCCGCAGGCCGGGAAGAAGGTCGGGAAGAAGGTCGCGCCGAGGGAGAGGCGGCCTCCGTGCTCGCCGTTCTCCGCTTCCGAGGCATCGACATTCCCCCCGCCCGGCATATGCAGATCACCACCTGCACCGACCTTGCCCTCCTGGAGATCTGGCTGCGGCGCGCTCTGGAAGCCACGCACATCGACGAGCTTTTTGACGACGCTTCCGGGTCGGAACCCCGGTCCTAGTCGAGGAGGCCGGCCACGCCCGCCGCCTGGCCGAGGCCCGCACCTGCGGCGTGGTTACCAGCGACGAGATCTACACGCACGCGCTGCTGCTGGCCACGGTGCCGGGCGACGTGCGCCGCTCGTTCGCGGCCCGGCTGTTGTCGCCGCTGCTCGACTACGACCACCGGCACCAGCCGGAGCTGGTGCGCACGCTCGGGTTCTTCCTGGATTGCGCGGGGCCCTGTCACCCCAGATCCCGGCGACCACCTGGTTCATCGGGACGGGACGGGCGGCGGCGGAGGAGAGAATGGCGAGCGCAGCCCGCTGCCTGGCCGGACCGAGGTCGATGGGCTGGGAGGCGCTGGTGGCGCGCTCACCGCTCCCAGCAGGCGAATGAAGATCCCCTCGCCCACGCCGGCCTCCGTCGTAGCCCCCCATCCTGTGTCAGGAAGGCAGGGTGTCTCTCTCGACGTTCCATGCGGCCGGGGGCGAGACGATGTAGATCGAATATAGGAGCCGGTCGCTAAGCTGTGCTCAGCGCCGGGCGAGGGGGACCCGGAAGAGAGGGCACATGACATTACCTTGCCCGAGGCGCGGTGCGGTGTCGAGCCAGAGGCAGGCGGATGTGCCCTCTCTTGACGGACCTACCTCAACAGCAGTAGAGGTCGAACGACGATGCGATGGGGGCAGACGTTTCGGCGCTTGCGGCCGTAACATTACCTCCAATGGTTGCCGCACATGTGATCGCGGTAACCAGGGCGGACAGGGCAATGCGCATACGCATGGGGGTTCTCCCTCGCCTATGTAGTTGCTCGGACTTCATCTTCTCAGGGAGCGACGGCTGTGACCACATCTGACCTGGTCGGACTCCGCATTAAGACGGTTCGGCGACAACGTGGCCTGTCACAGGCCCAGCTGGCGCATCCCGAGTTGTCGGACAGTTACGTCTCGTTGATCGAGAGTGGCAAGCGTACCCCGACCCCGGCCGTCTTGGAGCTATTGGCCCAGAAACTGGACTGCTCACTCTCCTATCTGATCAACGGCGTGACCGCCGAGCAGATGGAGGACATCGAGCTCGCCCTCGGTTACGCGCGGCTGGCGCTCGAGAACGGAGAGGTCACCGAGGCCCGCAACCGCTTCGCCGAGCTCCTGGCCAACGCCAACCTCACGGGGCTCACCGCGCTGCGCCAGGAGACCCAGTTCGGCCTGGCCCTCGCCACCGAGGCCGCGGGCGATCTCGCGGAGGCGACCGCCATCCTGCTGAAGCTCCGGGAGGAGGAGCTGCCCCTCGAACGCAGGATCGAGCTCGCCATGGTGCTCTGCCGGGTCTACCGGGAGAGCCAGCGGCTGTCCGAGGCCGTCGAGGTCGGTGAGCGGATGCTCACCAGCAACGCCCGCCTGTCCTGGTCGGACTCGCTCGTCGAGCTGGCCGCCACCCTGCTGGCCGCCTACGTGGAGCGCGGCGACCTGCTGCGCGCCCGCCAGTTCGCGGCCGAGCTGCTCAACGCCGCCGACGCGCTCGGCACGCCCCGCTCGATCGTGGCCGCCAACTGGAACGCCTCCGCCGTCGCCTACGCCACCGGCCACATCGAGGAGTCGCTGTCGTTCGCCGAGCGTGCCCTGGCCGTGCAGCTGGAGAACGGTCATCCGCGCAACGTCGCCAGGATGCGCGTGGCGTACCTGCGCAAGCGGCTCAAGGCCCGGCCTGCGGAGGCCGAGTCCGTCCGCGACGCGCTGCGTGCGGCGGTCACCGAGTTCGAGCAGACCTCGACGAGCACGATCGACCGCGGTTACGTCCACGTGGATCTGGCCCTCGCCGAATACCTGACCGGCGACTACGACCTGGCCGTCAAGCACGCCACGCTCGGCAGAGACCTGGTTCCCAAGTTCGGGCACGCGGTCGGTGCCGAGGCCAACCTGCTGCTCGGCAAGGTCTACAACGCCGTCGGCCGCTCGGAGGAGGCAGCCGGCCACGTGGCGTCCGTACGCCAGTGGCTGACGCCGCTGCCCGACATCCGGCGCTCGGCCGCCACCTGGTACGCCGCCGCCGAGAGCATGGAGGAGCTGGGCGACTCCGACGGTGCGGTGGAGTCGTACCAGAGGGCTCTGGCCTGCGTAGGGCTGTAGCACGGTCCGGACCGGGCAGTGGCGTCGGTAGCCTTGGGGATGCCATGAAGACATCCCCGCTCGCGGCACTCACCGCGATACTCGCCGCCCTGCTCGTTCTCGGCACCGCGGGCCCGGCGCTGGCGCACGACGCGCTCAAGAGCAGCACCCCGGCCAAGGACGCCGTGGTCGAGGCCTTGGACGAGGTCGAGCTCGAGTTCACCGCCACGGTCCGCATGCCGTTCGTCATCGTGCGCGGGCCCGGCGACACCGCGCGGCAGGCCGGCGAGCCACAGGTGGACGGCAAGGTCGTGAGGCAGGCGGTGAAGGGCCCGCTGCCCGACGGGAAATACACGATCGCCTACCGGGTCGTGTCGTCCGACGGGCACCCGATCGAGGGGGAGATCCCGTTCACGGTCAAGGGGGCGAAGACGCCGTCCCCGAGCCCCGAGCCGTCCGGTGACGGGTCTCCCAGTGCGGCGCCGTCCGCGACCGCCGGCGCGTCCGCTCCTGCCGCGGAGCCGTCGTCACCCGTGGCCGACCAGGCGTCGGCCACCCAGGACGACGCCACCTTCCCCGTATGGCTGATCATCGTGGTCGGCGGGCTCGTCGGCATCGGCATCGGCTTCCTCCTCAGCGCACGGAGAAACAAGCCATGAGCAGGGCGGCGCGTCTCGCGCTCGCGGGAGCGGCGGCCGCGGTCGTCGCGCTGGTGATCGGCATGATCGCCGGAGGCAGGGCGTTCCCCAGGATCATCCCGGGGCTGCCCGACGCCGGCGCGGTCGTCCGGTGGGGGCTGCCACTGTCCAAGCTGCTCATGGACCTGACCGGCCTGCTCACCGTCGGGCTCCTGCTGACGGCCGCCACGCTGCTGCCTAACGACAAGGGCATGCTCGGCAAGCCCGCGCTCCACTACGTCAAGGGCGCCTCTTGGGCGGCGTTGGCCTGGGCCGGGGCGGCGTTCCTCGGCATCGTGTTCGGCGTGGCCGATTCGCTGGGCCGGACGGTGCCCCAGATCCTTGACGGCGCCTACCTCAGCAGCTACGCCACCCAGACCACGCAGGGCGTGGCGCTGACGCTCGTCGTGCTGTTCGGCGTGGCGATAGCGCTGTTCTCCCGGGGGGCGATCACCGCGGGCACCGCGGCCGGGCTGCTGGTGTTCGCCCTGGTCACGTTGCTGCCGGTGCCGCTCACCGGGCACTCCTCCTCCTCGCCCAACCACGACCTGGCCACCTCCGCGGTGGCGCTGCACCTGCTGGCGATCGCGCTCTGGGTGGGCGGCCTGGCCGTGCTGGCCGCCCATGCGCTGCGTGGGCAACCGCAGCTGGAGGTGGCCACCGCCCGGTTCTCCAGGATGGCCCTGTGGTGCTATGTCGGCGTGGGGTTGTCGGGAGTGTTCAGCCTGGTCGCGCGACTGGGCGCGGTGTCGGACTTGTGGACCTCCGAGTACGGCGTGCTGGCCGTGGCCAAGATCGTCGCGTTCGTGCTGCTCGGCTACGTCGGCTACTGGCACAGGCGGCGCACGCTGGCCCAGCTCGAGTCCGGCAAGCCCCGGGCGTTCGTCCGGCTCGCCAGCGGCGAGGCGCTCCTCATGCTTGCGACCGTCGGACTGGCCGTCGCGCTGTCGCGCACGCCGCCGCCGGAGTACGTCGTCCCCGCTGACCGGGCCTTCGACCTGCTCGGCTTTCCCCTTCCGCCGGAGATCACGGTCGCGAACGTGTTCGCCCTGTGGTGGTTGGACCTGTTCTTCGCCGTGGTCGCCGCCG from Nonomuraea polychroma encodes the following:
- a CDS encoding molybdopterin cofactor-binding domain-containing protein: MTETAYTTPPQTIGHGVGESARRPDAALKVSGEFAFASDLWIDGMVWGATLRSPHPSAWIRSIDVGPALKIPGVLTVLTHEDVPGAKFYGLEHKDQPVLAIDQVRYQGEPVALVAADHPETARRAAAAIVVEYEVREAVTDPRESREIVRYQPVRVGHTFEAEVVVSGEYEVGMQDQAFLGPEAGLAVPAEDGGVDLFIATQWLHVDRDQLAPCLGLPPEKVRLTLSGVGGAFGAREDLSMQVHACMLALRLNRPVKIVYGREESFFGHVHRHPARMRYEHGATRDGKLVYVKADILLDGGAYCSSSPAVVGNAASLGVGPYEVPNVHVDATGVYTNNPPCGAMRGFGAVQACYAYESQMDRLAEACGLSPVEIRVRNAVSQGSRLITGQLIDSPAPLAEMLRDLDAMPLPADAEDRDLRGLPGGVSQTTHGESVRRGVGYGVGIKNICFSEGFDDYSTSRVRAELVGGEPHVTVHTAAAEVGQGLVTIQAQIARTELGIANVTVATADTQVGSAGSSSASRQSYVTGGAVRAACQAVRERFKGLPAREALERFGPIEETREYRHRPTYPMDPRTGQGDSHTQLALCVHRAVVDVDVELGLVKVVELAAVQDVGRIMNPLALEGQIHGGTAQGLGLALMEEIQIRNGQVLNPSFTDYLIPTILDMPPMQLKILENPDPAAPYGLRGAGEPPTLSSTPAIAAAVRAATGLRLTRVPIRPEDIALSNNGEVSDGKRT
- a CDS encoding EF-hand domain-containing protein translates to MASAREAAEAEFRRFDTDGDGLLTAAEIRKANEALGGQGASESEIEAFIKSADRDGDGTIGLEEFVGLVGHGRHEKA
- a CDS encoding helix-turn-helix domain-containing protein, which gives rise to MTTSDLVGLRIKTVRRQRGLSQAQLAHPELSDSYVSLIESGKRTPTPAVLELLAQKLDCSLSYLINGVTAEQMEDIELALGYARLALENGEVTEARNRFAELLANANLTGLTALRQETQFGLALATEAAGDLAEATAILLKLREEELPLERRIELAMVLCRVYRESQRLSEAVEVGERMLTSNARLSWSDSLVELAATLLAAYVERGDLLRARQFAAELLNAADALGTPRSIVAANWNASAVAYATGHIEESLSFAERALAVQLENGHPRNVARMRVAYLRKRLKARPAEAESVRDALRAAVTEFEQTSTSTIDRGYVHVDLALAEYLTGDYDLAVKHATLGRDLVPKFGHAVGAEANLLLGKVYNAVGRSEEAAGHVASVRQWLTPLPDIRRSAATWYAAAESMEELGDSDGAVESYQRALACVGL
- a CDS encoding cytochrome c oxidase assembly protein, with the protein product MSRAARLALAGAAAAVVALVIGMIAGGRAFPRIIPGLPDAGAVVRWGLPLSKLLMDLTGLLTVGLLLTAATLLPNDKGMLGKPALHYVKGASWAALAWAGAAFLGIVFGVADSLGRTVPQILDGAYLSSYATQTTQGVALTLVVLFGVAIALFSRGAITAGTAAGLLVFALVTLLPVPLTGHSSSSPNHDLATSAVALHLLAIALWVGGLAVLAAHALRGQPQLEVATARFSRMALWCYVGVGLSGVFSLVARLGAVSDLWTSEYGVLAVAKIVAFVLLGYVGYWHRRRTLAQLESGKPRAFVRLASGEALLMLATVGLAVALSRTPPPEYVVPADRAFDLLGFPLPPEITVANVFALWWLDLFFAVVAAVLAGLYGLGVRRLARRGDRWPPGRTVSWFAGVALLVFATQSGLARYAQVMFDMHMIEHMTLSMIVPIFLVLGAPVTLALRALKPAARKGDRGPREWITTILHSRFTKVITHPVVATAIFIGSTYALYFTPLFESAMTEHLGHIWMTLHFLISGCLFFWVIIGVDPGPNRLPYVGRLLMLFVTMPFHAFFGIALMMTGSVIASGWYEQLGRTWGDTLLQTQQDGGAIAWGFGEIPTLIVLLAIAVQWYKDDSRQARRADRRADRTGAGDPELDSYNAYLARLNRADKAE
- a CDS encoding PucR family transcriptional regulator, with the protein product MRISDLLAIDDLRLTLLTGDPDREFSTVHITDLPEPGRYLSGGELVLTGLMWRHTPEDSRQFVAALAEAGVAALGAGAAWLGHVPDDLLAACQAAGLPLIEVPTEVSFRTLTELVVPRLSGDVRDALGRHRRLVAAIAEGADLRELFELTAAELGVTGAVLSASGGMIVGAVRDPVGLAKAYLTAPRLPAMVGGSTIFAVGRGHRAAGWILACDGDLIGRADLGYELAACVGLERSRMEEGRRVERRLAEQLIVGALGDADVAELNARLRTCGLDAAEPYAIVNATAPRPGATRGPDPATLGGQIVEELLGREVVAAAGADGAVAVVPLRGRTTAELADRLRTGVEVLAALPDSRVCAGLSGALTGATAIKGGVEEAGHARRLAEARGGGVVTSDEIYTHALLLATVPGDVRRSFAARLLSPLLDYDRRHQSELVRTLGIFLDCAGSWNACAERLHVHVNTVRYRIRRIEELTGRNLATMADRVDFFLALRDTGLPR
- a CDS encoding copper resistance CopC family protein, giving the protein MKTSPLAALTAILAALLVLGTAGPALAHDALKSSTPAKDAVVEALDEVELEFTATVRMPFVIVRGPGDTARQAGEPQVDGKVVRQAVKGPLPDGKYTIAYRVVSSDGHPIEGEIPFTVKGAKTPSPSPEPSGDGSPSAAPSATAGASAPAAEPSSPVADQASATQDDATFPVWLIIVVGGLVGIGIGFLLSARRNKP